Within the Chryseobacterium geocarposphaerae genome, the region TGTTTTACCAGTAAATAATAAAACCGTCTCCCGAAAGTAAAATTTCTTCCAATAAGAAAAACCTAAAATACCCCCTATAAAAAAGAGACTCAATATTCTTGAAGACAGGAAATAATCATTACAAAATTCATAAACCACTCTTAATAAAACCGGGTAACCCAACGGAAACAAATTAGTTTCCGGAAAAGGCAAATCTGCTGCAATCCCAAAATAAGACAGACTATCCGCTCCAATTCCTCCGTTTGCAATAAAAAATGGCTGAAAAAAATAAATAACAACAATAAAAACCGCTAAGATTTTATATTTAAGCATACCTGATACGTCATTTTGAGCAATAATAAGGAAACTTATCCAAACTATTTTAAGAAAATCAGCAATAGCGAGCATCTATTATATTTAACAGCAGTTCGGCACGGTATTTTCTACCTTTGCGATATATAAATAATAAACCTATGAAAAACGCAAGTATTATTGGATTAAAAGAAGCCGATTGCAAGAAAATTGCTGAAAAACTAAATGTCCTTTTAGCAAACTATTCTGTTTTTTACCAAAACACAAGAGGCTCTCACTGGAACATTAAAGGTGAGCAGTTCTTCACCCTTCATCCAAAATTCGAAGAGCTTTATAATAGCCTGGTACTTAAAATAGATGAAATCGCCGAAAGAATCCTGACATTAGGAGCAACACCTGCACACAACTATTCTGAGTATTTAAAAGTTGCAACCATTAAGGAAAGCCAGGAAGTAAGTGACGGAACTAAAAGCGTGGAAATTATCTTAAATTCTTTCAAAGTGGTTATCGATCTTCAAAGAGAACTTTTAGACATCACCGAAAAAGCAGGAGATGAAGGTACCAATTCTCAAATGAGCGACTATATCACAGAGCAGGAAAAAGAAGTCTGGATGTACAACTCTTATCTTGGCAAATAAGCATAAATTTATCCTTATAGATTAAAAAAATCACCTTACATTTAGGTGATTTTATTTTTAATGACTAAATTTGCGTATAAAATACACAATAATGCACGACATACGACTCAATTCCATCTTGGATAACGATTTCTATAAAATAACCATGCAAAACGCTGTGGTAAAATTATTCCCAAGTTCCATCGTAAAATATGAATTCATCAACAGAGGAAAACATCAGTTTCCGGAAGGTTTTGATACTGCATTAAGAGAAGCCGTAAATAAAATGGCCGAACTTAAGCTTACAAAAGATGAAAAAAGATTTATGGCAAGAACATGCCCTTATATTGATCTCCCTTACCTGGATTTTCTTGAAGGATATCATTACGACCCTTCCGAGGTAAAAATAATTCAGACAGGAAGCGATCTTTCTGTAACCGTAGAAGGTCTTTGGTACAGAACCATACTGTGGGAGGTTCCATTGTTAGCTTTAATCAGTGAACTTCATTACGAAATGAATCATATGGAAAGAGATTCCAATGAAGTTGTAATGAGCAAAACCCTGGAAAAAGCTGATGGGTTAGGAAAATTAGGTGTGAATTTCGCAGAGTTCGGAACAAGAAGAAGACATTCTTATAAAGTACAGAATCTGGTAATGGAAGCTTTAACACAAAAAAAGGATTCAACTTTTATCGGAAGTTCAAATGTTCATTTCGCAATGAAATACGGAGTAAAGCCAATTGGAACACACGCCCACGAATGGTTCATGTTCCATGCTGCCGAATACGGTTTTAAAATGGCCAACGAATTAGCTTTGGAACATTGGGTAGATGTCTACAGGGGCGATTTGGGAGTTGCGCTTTCAGACACCTATACAACAGATGTTTTCTTCCAGCAATTTGATAAAAAATTTGCTAAACTTTTCGACGGTGTTCGTCATGACAGTGGAGATCCACTGGAATTTGCGGACAAAACCATTGCCCATTATCAAAAACACGGAATCAATCCATTATTCAAGTATATTATTTTTTCCGATGCTTTAAATCTGGAAAAGGTAGAGGAAATCACCAATTACTGCAGAGGAAAAATCGGAATTTCATTCGGAATCGGCACTAATCTGACCAATGATGTCGGTTTAAAGCCCATGAATATTGTTATGAAACTTATAGGAGTTCAGGCACCTAATCATGATTGGATTCCAACCGTAAAACTTTCCGACGAACACGGAAAATACACCGGTGATCCAAAAATGATCGAGCTGGCAAAAGAATTTTTAAGAATAAAAAACTAACCATATGAAAGCAAAAATCCTCGTAGCAGTTTTCATTTTCACAGTATTTTTTTCATTTGCTCAAAAGACAACAGAAAAGCCAAAGTTTAACCAACAACTGGCCACAGAACTTGGTGCCGACAAATACGGAATGAAAGCTTATACCATTGTAATGTTAACAACCGGAGCAACCAAAATAGATGACAAAAATAAGATGGGAGAATTGATGAAAGGACATTTGGCTAATATTGGAAAATTAGCAGACGAAGGAAAAATAATTGTTGCAGGACCGTTTTTAGAACAAAATAAGCAGAACTTTCGTGGAATGTTTATCTTCAACACCAAATCAAAGGAAGAAGCTGAGCAATGGGTAAAAACCGACCCCGCAGTTCAGGCAGGAGTTTTCAGTTACGAAATTTTTCCATGGTACGGTTCTGCTGCACTTCCAATGTATTTGGAACATCATAAGGAAATTTCAAAAGAGAATCCGTAAAACTTTAAAATGAAAAAACTAATTTCCATTCTTTCACTTCTCGTATTCGGAGTTTTTTTTGCTCAAAATAAAATCAATGCTGTAGATGTTTCATCCGTACAGTTGCGAATTATGCAGAAATACAGGAATTCAGACTCCATTCAAAAGAAAAAAATTTATTCCGACTCCATCTATTCTCCCTATCAGAAACTATGGAACGGATATCTGGGAAATTCCGACAAAGTGATTAAATGGCACAATGAAAATGAATCGCAAATCAAGGCATGGCAACAGAAAAGTGAAAAGATAAATGGAAAACAAATCTCCAGTTCATTGCAGAAGTTTTCTAAAGAAATGAAGAAACTAACCGGATATGACACCAAAGGAACTTGGTATATATTATTCGGTCCGGCATGGACAGATTTAGGTGGCTTAGGGAAATATGCTATGGTTATTGATCTGTCTCACGAAAACAACACCTCAATAGAAAAAGTAGAATTGATTTTACCACATGAAATCACTCATCAGATTATGATGACAACAAACAAACATATTGACAAAACTGCGCTTGAGCCTATAATAGGAGAAGGCTTTGCCGTATGGATGAATCAAAAATACTGGAAGAAAAAATACTCTCTTGCACAACATCTTGGATATACGGACTCCGAATTGAAAGCATGTGAACAAAACCTTCAAAATATAAAAGATTTCTTTGAAAAAAATAAATTCTCCGAAGACAAAGATATTATTGATATTCTCCGAAGCAGAGAAACAAAGCTAAACGAAAAACTACCCGGAGCTATAGGATATTATATAGGCTATAAAATTATTGAACAGTATGTTTTAAAAAACGGGAAAGACTCATGGAAGGATGTTTTCACAAAATCTCCTCGTGAAATCTATGAAAAAAGCGGATTCTGATTAATTTTATCACAAAACTAAATACCATGAAAACCATCGAAGAAGTTCTTAAAAAATTAGACGCAATCATTATCTGGTGTAAGGAAAACAAAAGCCCGGCCGGATATTTTGCCTGTACTTATAAAATTATGACCGCACAGGTTTTAAAAGGAATTCAGCAGAAAAAATTTGAAGATAACTCAAGAATGATCTTGCTGGATATTGCTTTTGCTCAAAGATATCTTGAAGCATGGGAGAATTATCAGAAAGGTAAAAAATGTACTAACGCCTGGTATTTAGCTTTTGAAGCGGCAAAAAATAAAGAGCTTCTTATTTTACAGCATATTTTCTTAGGGATGAACGCCCATATTAATTTAGATCTGGGAATATCCGCAGCTTCTATTATGCCTTACAGAAAAATAAATCCCTTAAAAACAGACTTTGAAAACATCAACAATGTTATCGCTTCCATCAACCAAAAAGTTCAGGATTCATTAAATAAAATATGTTATCCTGTAGAACTGATCGACAAAATATCGAACGGAAAAGACAACACCGTTCTAGACTTTGCCATATCCAGAGCCAGAGAAACTTCCTGGGCAACAGCAGTCATTGCATCAAATACTCCTAATTTTCTAAGAGATTCGGTTATCGGAATTGTAGATTATGCTGCAGCAAAAGTGGCCACACAAATTTTAAAACCAAGAATTCTGACACCTGCTTTACTTAAAGAATTAAAAAAATGTGAAAGCAGTGATGTAGTGAAAAATATAGAAATCCTTGCTTCAACAAAGAATATTTAATTAAATACATAAAATAGTGCCTTGAATTTTGGCGAAAAATTTTACGGTTTTCCATAAAAGAAATCCACTTTCGTTTTTGTAATTTTGACAAATGGAAATGAGTTATTTGATCATCGGATTTATTGTTGGAGGAATTTCAGGAGGTCTCATCCTTTATTTCATGGTGAAATCATCCAGAGTTTCCAGAACTTCATATGATGAACTTTCCCGTCAAAACATTAAAATGATCTCTGATCTGGAAAATGTAAATGAAAAAGTTCAGGATCTTCAAACTCAGATTTCAAGAGAAAAAGATTCTTACTTAGTTCAGAGCGATCTTTTAGACGATCTCAAAAATGAATTTGCAAAAATATCTGCAGAATACACTTCCATTCAATCTCAATTCGAAGACCAAAAATTAACGCTTTTCAATCAGACTCATCAGATTGAAAAACTTTTGGATGAAAAGCAGGATCTTATTGCTAAAAACGCAGAGCTTTCCGCAGTAAACCAAAACCTCAAAACTTCTCTGGAAACTCAGAAAGAAGAAATTTCAAAAATTCAGGAAGAAGGAAAATTGCAATTTGAAAACTTAGCCAATAAAATTCTAGAAGAAAAAAGTGAAAAGTTTACGTCTTTAAATCAAACCAATCTAAAAACGATCCTTGAACCGTTTCAGGAAAAGATTAATGATCTCAAGAATAAGGTAAATGAAGCCTATGAAAAAGAGAATAAAGAACGTTTCTCACTGGCTGAAAAAGTAAAAGAATTAGCCTTACTGAACCAGCAAATTTCTGAAGATGCAAAAAGACTGACAAAAGCATTAAAAGGAGAAAGCAAAACTCAGGGAAACTGGGGCGAAATGATATTGGAAAGTATTTTAGAAAAATCAGGACTGGTAAAAGGCCGCGAATATTTTCTTGAACATGAGCTTCGCGATGAAGACAACAAAGCACTTTTTTCAGAATTTTCAGGTAAAAAAATGCGTCCCGATGCAGTCGTAAAATATCCGGACGAAAGAAATGTCATTATCGATTCAAAAGTTTCTTTAACCGCCTTTACGGAATTAGTGGACGAGACCGATGCAGAAATCTACCAGATAAAAATTAATCAACACCTCAATTCCATTAAAAACCACATCACACAGCTAAGTCAAAAAGCATATGATGATTATGGAAAGTCTTTAGATTTTGTGATGATGTTCATTCCCAGCGAGCCCGCTTATATTGCAGCCATGCAGGCAGATCAAAACCTATGGAATTTTGCTTATGAAAGAAGAATTTTACTTCTCAATCCAAGCAATCTTATTACCTCTCTGAAACTTATTGCAGATCTCTGGAAAAGGGAATACCAAAACAGAAACTCTATTGAGATTGCAGAACGCGGTGCGAAACTTTATGATAAATTCTCCGGTTTTGTAGAAAATCTTGAAAAAGTCGGCAAAAATATAGACCAGGCAAAAAATGTTTATAATGACGCATTTAAGCAGCTATACACTGGAAATGACAACCTGATTATCCAGACTCAAAAATTAAAATCATTGGGAATTAAAAATAAAAAAGAACTTCCTCAAAGTCTGATTGACAATTCCCAAACTCCATTAGAATCTTAACAATATGATAGAAAGCTTTCAAAACGAAAAAATAAAAAATCTTACCAAACTTATCACTGACAATCGTCACAGAAAGAAATCGAATGTTTTTGTCGTAGAAGGTGATCAGGAAAACGAAAGAGCTCAGAAGTATGATTTCGAGCCTGTAGAGTTCTATATCTGTGAAAGTATCTTCAAAGGCAAAACTCCCCTGGGAAAAATTCACCTGGTAAGTGAAAAAGTCTATGAAAAAATAGCGTACAGAGGAAGCTCTGAAGGAATTATCGGTATTTATAAAACCAAAAATGAGAATCTGCAAGCATTTAAACCCAAAGAAAATTCAACCATAATTATTGTAGAAGGAATAGAAAAACCCGGAAATTTAGGAGCCATATTAAGAAGCTGTGAAGCATTTGGAATAGACGCTCTTATTGTATCTGATGGGAAAACCGATTTTTATAATCCTAACGTTATTCGTTCAAGTGTAGGTTGCTTGTTCGGTATGAATGTATTTCAGTCGGAAAATCAGGAAACGCTAGATTTCTTGAAAAAAAATCAATTTAATATCTATACAACCATTATGGACGAAACCGCCGAAAATTTACCTCAAAGAGATTTTACACAGAAGTCTGCTATTGTTTTCGGAACAGAACATTCAGGATTAAGTGATTTCTGGCTGAATAAAGGACAAAATACCCTTATTCCAATGAGCGGAAGTATTGACTCTTTAAATCTGAGCAATGCCGTAGCAATTACCTGCTATGAAGCATTAAGGCAAAAAATGATTTAAAAATATAACCTTTACCTTTAGAACATAAAAAAACCGCTTCAAAAATGAGGCGGTTCTTTTATTGTAAGATAAGTTAGAATTATTTCTTAACTTCTTCTTTTTTAACTTCAGTAGTTGTAGTAGTCTTAACAGCTGTAGTATCAGCAGCTTTAGTAGCTGTAGAATCTGTAGTTGGAGCAACTGCTGTAGAATCTGTAGTAGGAGCAACTGCAGTAGAATCTGTAGTTACAGCTGTAGAATCTGTAGTAGTAGTTGTAGCTTCACCTTTTTTACAAGCAACCAAAGAAATAGCAGCGATAGCAGCTACGAATAATGACTTTTTCATAATAAATTAAATTTAATTTTGTTAATATTGTTTTATAAAACTCTTTTCTGTTCTATTATTTGAACGAGACAAAGGTAGAGCAGATAGAAAATTTGTGTATGAAAAATAATTGTAATACTTTTGTAAAACAATTTTACAAATAAACACAACTGAATTTCAACAACTTAATCATTTAAACTAAAATTGACAGATTTAGATCTATTGCATTTTGAGCAGCTAAAAAAGGACGTACAGGCTCAATATTTGGAACAACACACCCCTTCTTTTGAGGATATTTCAAAATGGAAGGGTATTGATATCATCTATTTCCAGGAAGATCTTCGTAAAAAAGCAAAAGGCAACATCAGCGAAAAGTCTTTTTATACTTATTTCAAAACTTCTCCAGTCACCAAGCTTCCCCGAATTGATATGCTCAATTTATTGAGTGTTTACACGGGTTACGAATCTTGGTACGATTTTAAAAAGCAACACCTTTTTGCCGGAGAATTACTCACAGAAGATGAAAAATTAACCGAAGAAGAAAATAAAGAATTAGAAAAAACGGTATCAGCATCACTTAATTTACCCAAAACCGAAAATTTGGCAGCAAAAACAGAGTTTACGCCTCAGGAAAATGCCAATTTACAAAAAAACAACACTGAAAATCAAATAATTAATAAAAATATTCAGAAATCAAACAGCTCTGATTCTGAGGTCCAAAAAACCAAGAAAAATTTCTTCAAAAGGAACGCTTGGGCCATCATTACTTCAATTTTAATTCTTATTACAGGGTTACTTGGTTTCAAGGATGTCATTTTTCAAAAAACTTACACCTATTGTTTTACGGATGCAGATCGCGCCGTTTCGGTGATGAATACGATTGAGATAAAAGTTATCAAAGAAAATGAATCTCCTATTCTTTATAAAATTAAACCCGGAGAATGTTTTCGTTATTCTACCAAAGATAAGAACCTAAAGCTCCAGATAAGCGCGCCTTTTTATGAAGATCTTGAAATAAACAGAAGTCTTGAAAATGCACCTGAAGAGGAAATGATTGAATTAAAACCTGATGATTACAAAATGGCTGTCAATTATTTCTCAATAAAAGACGCCAATGGCAACCCTGAACTACTGAAACAGAAACGTAAACAACTGGACAATCTCATCAGTGACAACGCTATCATTTATCAGGTTTACGACAACGCCACCTATGGTATCGAAACTTTAGACAAACAAAAATATATTACTCTGGTAACCACTCCTACGACTTCTCTTAAAAACCTAAGCGTTATTGAAATGAAAAGAGAAAAAGGAAAAATAGTATCTATTAAATTTAAAATTGCTAATACAGATGAAAATAATAAATAATCTTTTAGTCTTGGCAGTAATGCTTTTCGGTTTAGCATCATGTAACAAAAAAAGCGCTGAAGTAAGCGATTTAGATAAATTAAGAAACAGCAACAACAAAAAAACGTATCCTGCTGTACAAATGGACAGCGCACAAGCGATTAACTTCATTACCAAACAAAAAGTCCAGGAATTACTGGATCTTTCGACGCTTTATCTCTCAGGAAACAAAGACACAGAAATTGATACTGTTATCTATTCTCAAATGCAAAGCTACTTCAATAAACCGGACAGTCTTACGTTCAAAAGATTATTCCGTGAACTTGACAGCTTAAAGGTCAAAACAGTAAAAGTAAACAATCTGGAAGTGTATAAAGATGTTCATAAAAAAGACACCTTAGATTTCGCAAAATTCAGTGTTGAATATTTTGATAACAAGAATAAATCTATCGGGGTTTTTGAGAAAAATGCACAATATATCTTGCAATCCGCACCCGTGAAATTTAAAAAAGAATTTAAGTTTTATTTCTTAAATTTCTATTCTAAACCTTTACCAAAAGACAGTACATCAGTCGGAGTTACCAAGTAGTCGAGCGGAATATCATTTTCCCAGACATCATCGATATTTTCATCGGGGTTAAAGTAATTAACTCCGATTTTTTTTACGTCTTCGGAAATATTTTCAAAAAAGTTATCATAAAAACCTTTTCCATACCCCACTCTATTTCCTTTTGTATCACAATATAAAAGCGGAGTAATTACATAATGAAAGAAAGCCTCCCCCGAATCTTCGTTGGAAACAGGTTCAGGAATTCCCCAATAGCTGTTTTCAAAGAGAGTATCTTCAAAAATTTCAATATGAATTAATTGATCAGCAACAACCTTAGGGACAAAAACACGAATATTCTGTTTTAAAAAGTAATCAATGAATATTTGAGTATCAATTTCTTTTTTTTCTACAATAGGAATAAAGAGATGCACTTTTTCTCCTTTTTCAGGCTTAAAGTAACCAATGAAATTTTCAAAAATCTTTTTAGATAACAAGAAAGCCTCATCAGTTGACAAGGCTTTTCTTTTTTGCATATATTTTTTTCTAAGCTCAGCTTTTAACATAATGGTTATGCATTTTCAGACGGCTGCGTAATTTTATATAATTTATCAGACAAACGAACTCTGAAAGGAAGCTCAAAAGTAATCTGATCTCCTGCTTTTGCAGAATCACTAAAGTCACCGTTTACAAAAATCTGAGTAATGATAATTTCCTGATCGCCCGTTGTTGGTCCGGAAATTAAAACTTTATCTCCTACAGAAAGCTCTTTATTCTCAATTAAAAACTGTGCAATTTTTGATTTTGAATAATAATGTTCAGCTTTTCCGATTAAAGTCTTTTTAACTTTTATTTTCTGACGGATATCTTTTGTTTCAGGTTTTGCTTTTGCTAAGGTTTGGGTTGATAAATCTCCTGAATTTTTAAATTTCAAAGCTTCAGATTTTCCTTTTCTGAACACTTTGTTACCAACCTGTAATCCTTTTCTTAATTTGACCTGCTCTTCCCAAGGTAAGTGAATCGTCTCAAGACATTCGGTAGAACAAGTATTTTCCATCGCCGCTTTACACTCATCACATTGAATAAATAATAAATGACAGGCGTCGTTGGCACAATTGGTATGGTTATCACAAGGCTTTCCGCATTGATGACACTGAGCGATAATATCATCTGTAATTCTTTCTCCCAAACGGTGGTCGAATACGAAGTTTTTACCAATAAACTTACTTTCAATCCCCTCCTCTTTTATCTGGCGGGTGTATTCAATAATTCCGCCTTCCAACTGGAAAACATTTTTAAAGCCCCGATGTTTGAAATAAGCACTCGCTTTTTCACAACGGATTCCCCCGGTACAATACATCAACAGGTTTTTATCTTCCTTAAAATCCTGTAGCTGATCATTAATAATCGGTAAGCTTTCTCTGAAGTTCTCTACATCCGGAGTAATGGCCCCTTCGAAATGCCCCACTTCACTTTCATAGTGATTTCTAAAATCCACTACAATCGTGTTCGGGTCTTCCAGCATCTCGTTAAATTCACGGGCTTTTAAGTGAACTCCCTTATTGGTAACATCGAAAGTTTCATCATTCAGACCGTCTGCAACGATCTTGTTTCTAACTTTGATGGTTAGTTTTAAAAAGGAATGATTATCCTGCTCCACTGCTACATTCAATCGAATGCCTTTCATAAAGTCATATGCTTCCAGCGTATCACGAAATGCTTCAAAATTGTCCGCAGGAACGCTCATCTGAGCATTAATTCCTTCATGAGCAACATAAATACGTCCCAATGCATCAAGCGCATTCCAGGCTATAAATAAATCGTCGCGAAATTTTTTTGGATCTTCAATTTTGGCATACGCATAGAAAGACAATGTAAGACGTTCCTTACCAGCTTCATCAATTAGTTGAGCTCTTTCTTCTGCGCTTAAGGTGTTGTACAGTTGCATGCTATAAACGTTTTAAGTGAGAAAAATTTTTGCAAAGGTAATCATTTAATTTTAATTGAATCCTGGTTGATCAGTGATTAATATTAATAGTATAGTATGCTGTTTATTACGTTTTGGAATAAAATTTATAGTTTTAAAACACAGAATTTAACTTTTGAATCTATCTGTTAATCTTACACTATGTCATATTGTCATTTAATAAAATTTTAAGATTAGTTAATAGTGACAAATAATTACCACATAACATCTAAAATAATGTTATTGTAGTTAAATTTTAGTTAAAAGTGAAACATTTAATACCGATTGCATACCTATTTAGCATTAAATTTGTTTACAATAAAACGAAAAGATAAATAACATAAATAATTAAGAAAGATATACAATGAAGAGTACTTTAAAAAAACTATTACCATTTGCAGTAGTAGGCGTTATGTCCGGAGCTACTACCGTTGGAGCATTGCAATATTTTAATCATGATTCCAACAACGGAGACCAATCATATTTTACAAAATCAGCGTCAAATGTTTCTTTTGCAGGAATGAATTCTGCAGCCGTAGGTGAAGATTTTGTGAAAGCAGCAAAAACAACAGTTCCTGCAGTAGTTACTATTAAAAACTATCAATCAAGATCAACGAGCAGAGCTTCAGAACAAGATCTTTTTGATTTTTTCTTTGGTCCACAAAATGGGAGAGGTCAGCAAAGACAGCAACAACAGGCTCCTGACAATATGCCATCGGGAATGGGATCAGGAGTAATCATTTCGCCAGACGGTTATATTATTTCAAACAATCACGTGGTAGCCGGAGCGAATAAGCTTGAAGTGGTTTTAAGCAATAAAAAATCTTATATAGCAACCTTGGTAGGAACCGATCCGAATACGGACATTTCTCTATTAAAAATTGAAGAAAAGGGATTACCTTATTTAAATTTTGCGAATTCTGACAATATTGAGGTAGGACAATGGGTGCTTGCCGTAGGAAATCCGCTTGGATTAAATTCTACAGTTACCGCAGGTATTGTATCGGCTAAAGGAAGAGGAATCGGGATTTTAAGTTCACAAGGAAAAGCAGCCAACCCTATTGAAAGCTTTATTCAGACGGATGCGGCAATTAATCCTGGAAACTCCGGAGGAGCTTTGGTAAATACGAACGGAGACCTAATTGGTATTAACTCAGCGATTCAGTCTACAACAGGTTATTATCAGGGATACGGATTTGCAGTTCCTTCAAACCTGGCCAGAAAAATTGTTGAAGACATTAAAAAATTCGGTATTGTACAAAGAGGATTCCTTGGAGTAACAACGATAGATCTTTCAAATGATCAATTAGTAGCGGCTTACAATAAAGATCAAAAGACTAATATAAAAGCCGGATCTGGTATGTATGTTACAGGCTTTGGAGAAAATAGCGGTGCGGAAGATGCAGGCATTAAAAAAGGAGATATCATCACTAAAATCGACTCTTATGCTATTACAGACTTTGCCGATCTTTCTGCTGCCATTGGAAGTAAAAGACCTGGAGATAAAGTACAGGTTACTTATCTAAGAAATGGCAAAGAAAATGTAACAACAGCTACCCTTAGAGATCAAAAAGGAGGAACTTCTACAAGAACCAAGGCAGATCTTAGTGTTACAGAAAGAATCGGGGCAGAATTCAAGCCTTTGGATGAGAGATTCAAAACTGATTACGGATTAAACAGCGGAGTTATCGCGACCAATGTAACAGAAGGAGGCGAAATTGCCAAAATCGGAATTGTAGACAATTATATCGTAATCGAAGTGAACGGAAAACCGGTAAATTCACAGAAAGATGTTGAGAAAATCCTTGATAAATATTCAGGAAATGTACAGGTGAAATTTGTGGATGCTTACGGACAGATCTACACAAGAGGTTTCAAAATGCCTTAATTAAAAGCTAAACTTAAACTTCATACAAAAAACGCTGCAATCTGCAGCGTTTTTTATTATTTATGATTTATTCATTTTCTCAGCGATTCTTTTTTTCTTACTACGTTCATACAGCACTTCAACAATTTTTCCTCCGATCCAGGAAAATGGAAAAAAGGTAAGGAAAATAGAGATCTTATAAAATGTAGGATGATATGGAAAAATGATAACATCCAACATTGCTATAAACAGCATGATGAAACCAATAAGAATAGCATAAGCCACTTTAGCATATTTAACGATAATTGCCGTTGCCACTCCTCCTACTGTAGTTCCTAAGCCGGAAATAAACAAAAGGAATCCGAAGAAAGCTTTATCATTCTGCATGCTCTGAAGAAATCTTTGCCAATGCTCAAA harbors:
- the trhO gene encoding oxygen-dependent tRNA uridine(34) hydroxylase TrhO, producing the protein MQLYNTLSAEERAQLIDEAGKERLTLSFYAYAKIEDPKKFRDDLFIAWNALDALGRIYVAHEGINAQMSVPADNFEAFRDTLEAYDFMKGIRLNVAVEQDNHSFLKLTIKVRNKIVADGLNDETFDVTNKGVHLKAREFNEMLEDPNTIVVDFRNHYESEVGHFEGAITPDVENFRESLPIINDQLQDFKEDKNLLMYCTGGIRCEKASAYFKHRGFKNVFQLEGGIIEYTRQIKEEGIESKFIGKNFVFDHRLGERITDDIIAQCHQCGKPCDNHTNCANDACHLLFIQCDECKAAMENTCSTECLETIHLPWEEQVKLRKGLQVGNKVFRKGKSEALKFKNSGDLSTQTLAKAKPETKDIRQKIKVKKTLIGKAEHYYSKSKIAQFLIENKELSVGDKVLISGPTTGDQEIIITQIFVNGDFSDSAKAGDQITFELPFRVRLSDKLYKITQPSENA
- a CDS encoding trypsin-like peptidase domain-containing protein; amino-acid sequence: MKSTLKKLLPFAVVGVMSGATTVGALQYFNHDSNNGDQSYFTKSASNVSFAGMNSAAVGEDFVKAAKTTVPAVVTIKNYQSRSTSRASEQDLFDFFFGPQNGRGQQRQQQQAPDNMPSGMGSGVIISPDGYIISNNHVVAGANKLEVVLSNKKSYIATLVGTDPNTDISLLKIEEKGLPYLNFANSDNIEVGQWVLAVGNPLGLNSTVTAGIVSAKGRGIGILSSQGKAANPIESFIQTDAAINPGNSGGALVNTNGDLIGINSAIQSTTGYYQGYGFAVPSNLARKIVEDIKKFGIVQRGFLGVTTIDLSNDQLVAAYNKDQKTNIKAGSGMYVTGFGENSGAEDAGIKKGDIITKIDSYAITDFADLSAAIGSKRPGDKVQVTYLRNGKENVTTATLRDQKGGTSTRTKADLSVTERIGAEFKPLDERFKTDYGLNSGVIATNVTEGGEIAKIGIVDNYIVIEVNGKPVNSQKDVEKILDKYSGNVQVKFVDAYGQIYTRGFKMP